aaaacctggcatcCCTGATTAacagtaatataaaatgtttcctgagcaccaaatcagcatattagaatgatttctgaagcatcatgtgccactgaagactggagtaaaggctgctgacagttctgctttaccatcacaggaatctatttagattttcaaatagaatAGGATAGTATAATCAAAagccttggtcagcataagaggcttcatttaaagggatactccatcccaaaatgaaaatttgacatGATTGTAATCACTATGTTGTTTTCAAGGTGATCGTCATGGTCGGCCTTCCTGGATCTGGAAAAACTGCTTGGGTAAATAAACACGTTGAAGAGAACCCTGGCAAGTTCAACGTCCTCGGGACCAACACCATCTTGGAGAAGATGATGGTGAGAAACATTcttctttaaaactttttatcTTCTATGTCTGAATCTTATTTTCTTGTCTAATCTCACTTTTTTGACTTGCAGATTGACAGCATGAAGAGGCAAAACAAAGACACAGCGAAGCTCTCGGCCATCTCTCAGCGTGCTCCTTTGTTCCTGGGCAAGTTTATTGAAATTGCCGCCCGCAAAAAGAGAAACTACATCTTGGATCAGACAAACGTGTCTGCACCGGCCCAGAAAAGGAAGATGTGCCTGTTTGCTGGCTTCCAACGCAAAGCTGTAGTGGTCTTCCCAACAGATGAGGCCTTCAAGGAGAGAACACAGAAGAAAGCAGAAACCGATGGCAAAGATGTACCTGAGCATGCCGTTCTGAAAATGAAAGGCAAGACGTGATGTCATTTCACCATTGCACTTTCTGGTTTTTCTTCTGGTAGTCCAAAACTTCatagtttaaatgaaataaaaactagcCTGGCACACAAAGTAGGAATGCCAGGAATACAAAAGATTGTTTTTCCTCTCTACAGGTATCTACACGTTGCCAGAGGTAGGAGACTGCTTCTCAGAGGTCACCTATGTGGAACTGCAGAAGGAGGAGGCCATCAAGCTCTTGGAGCAGTACAAGGAAGAGAGTAAAAATGCTTTGCCACCCGAAAAGAAACCAAATCAGGGCACCATAACCCCCAAAAAGGGAGGTGGACGAGGCAAAGGGCCTAAGAACCAGTTCAGTAGAGGTGGTGGTCCAGGCCCACGTGGAGGCAGAGGTGGATTTCAGCCCCGTGGAAACTTCAGAGGATgtaagtttttaattaatttttttagtggGCTGTCATGGTAAATATACTCTGAGAATTATACCTTGTATTTTCTCTTTCTAGTACCAGTACCACATCGAGGTTTTAACCGTCACCCGCGTGGCTACATGCGACCACCGCCGCCGCCCCCTGTCTTCCGAGGAGGGTTCCATAGCCGAGGTGGGTCCGGTGGAATGCCCAACCGGGGAATGAGCCCCAGGGGTGGGCACATTAGAGGCGGCAGAGGTGGACCAATGGGCCGCGGAGGGCCTGCACACAGAGGTAACATGCACCGTGGCGGACCCAACAACAGAGGACACTTCCAGCAGGTTAGTTTGTATCTTTTGTAAcaaagtacactactgttcaatagtttggggttggcaatatatatttattttcaatctttttgaaaaataaatctaaatttatctgattaaaaatacagtaaaaatgataattaataacaGTTAATCAGTAAAAAAGTGAatgttatttgaatgtattttaaaatgtaatttattcctatgatagcAAAGCCAGTTTACAGTGTCACGTGACCCTTCTGAAaacaatatgctgatttttggCACTTAAAGGgatcctattatgctttttcactttttcaacttgaATTTATaactgtaatgttgctgtttgagcataaaaaagatttgcaaagttacaaagctcaaagtccaattcaaaaggagatattttatttaacagagatcacttttcaaaaactacagcgaacgacttgtttggactacaacacatattttccgggatttgtgatatcacaaatatcaacgaatgggacaagacctggttgagctgcactagagaaggcaacgagtgttatcactatgtcagagacaggCTGTCTTTCtcaaggcagacgaacttagagtggttacaatcgcgctcaaattgatttaattttgagcaatatttacactgaagctcacagcaggcggctatgataaggggcatgacattttcCGAACAGGCGCAGAGAGCTGCCAAttacaacacacactggcccagctaaccaatcacagcacatttcgtatttcagaacaaaaaaattaattgtgatgTAAATCCAAATCGCAAGGAAAGTCAGAATTCTTGAGTTGcaatctcataattcagatttttttttttttttttttttttttttttacagttctgaGAACATTCTCAAAAGTAGCAATTAGCATtactttagtatttttaaatagcTCTTACTGACactaaacttttaaatgctaCTGAACCCTCCATTTGACTTTGACTAGGAGAGTAATATTGAGTTTTCACATTCATAGAAGTTCCATGGCAGAGGAGGCCATCAGCAGAATCGTGGTGGTTTTGGCAATAAAAATGGATCTTTTGCCCAAGCCTTCAACCAGAGCTGGCAACAAGGGGTATGTACAGCTATTATGTGTCTCAATGAGAAAGctactttattttaaagggtcACAGATAAGCCATACATTACATAAACGTCCAATGAGAACTCAAACTTATTCAAAATCATAAGATTGGCTATTATATTATGATTACTATATAACAAAATCAAATTGTAGTCCATTTAACTGATGAAACTTTCTTTGACCCTTTAGTTCTGGAACCAGAAGCCATGGAATCAACAGTACCACCCAGGATATTACTAAGTGCGCATTTGTATTAAAGACTCATGGCCTCTTGCGTGCTGAAATGCACAGCCACTGAATAACCATCCACTTTTATGGTccttgtttattataatttttaaagaaagtccatttttaaataaGAGAAGCAAGTGGCAAACAAACATTCCGCCTACTGAAGTGAACATTCTACGTTCTACATAGATGTGTGCTTGCTTCACTCTCTCAGATTTTTGTCAAATGTATTTCCTCCCCCTTTTATTTTGTATCACAGCTTTGATATACTGTTATATCAGGAATCCCAGCATTTGTCTTGTTTGAGGGATGCTTTGAATTTCAGGGTTGTGAattttattctgtaaaatgtcatttttactcaatgtaaattattaatttttaagttttttgtgtAAAACTTAGTGTTTAAAAATCCCTGTGAACCTTAATCTTTTAGAAGCTTTTGTCAATAATCATTCACATTTACACAGCAACTCTGCCCTTCATGTTCAGTGGAGGagtgaaaaaatatttactttttacagGTTCAAGTTATTCTTTGTTTGTTAGCCCAGACTGTAACAGTTACATCATAGGTTTGCAATAAATGATGTGCTTGCTTTTCTATGACCTTTTATGGCTTTTGACTGATATCTTGAACAATCCATTTCAAAGAGCCTTTGAATGTCAATCAGATTTGTCTCTTAATTCAGCACCATCAGACAATACTTTATTGCCTTTGTCTTGTAGGGCATACAGTGGAAAGATTTTTAAACCAATTTAGTCAGTTACTTTATAATGGTTTTTTTGCACtgcataaatttattaatttgtcatctGAGAAACTAAGAGAAGCCACAATGAAACATTCATGAAGTTAAGCACTTGATTGTTCTAACGAAGGTGCACTAAGATTACTAGTACTAGTGTTTATCCCGAGTAACTTTTTGtggcaatgcttttttttttttttttttttttttttaaatgctttgcaaaatatttaatgcaaatagTATTGTTTTAACCGAGTGACTGCTATATTAATCTGTGTAAGAATGCAAATAACCTGTATCTGGTGTACgttaaaattacattatagaACAATATTTAGACCATTTTACTGCAGGAAATGTCCCAAAAAGTTTCCTTTGGGATTCATTTGTCAAATGGTGGCCTTGAAAACCATTTTAGATCTAACAGCCAGCAAATAAGCAAGTTCTTTTATATGTTAAATTctcaaatgcattattaatgttaCATGGAGTGAGCTTTGGGGAAATAGCAGAATTTCATATTGGATTCACTAACTCTGGTATGGATTTTCTCAATTTACATAACCTCATCATTCAGACAGCAACAATATCACACATACCCCATGATCCCATCAGCGAGACATCCTGATTTTCATCAAGCCAGGCCCTTGATTTGTTTGAACGAATATATTTCTTATAAAGTGCCAAATGGCCAAAGTAAAAAGGGCAGCTATTTTTGACTTAAAATTGGTGTATTTTATCATGATGTAATAGTTTAAGTGGAATATTTTGTTGAACTGTATACCATTTAAATTGAAGTAGAAGTAACTTAAgtcaggaaatgttttttttctgtaaatgatTTCCTGTGGGATGAGATAATGACCCTGTCCTTTAATAGAATAAGTGATTTTTAATTGGATAGCATGGCATGAGAGATTTGTGACTATTGTTTTACTACACAGACGTTGCTTGTGCAAGATACGCTATTTTGAGGATgaaacatttctttaataaattgtACTAAAATTATGGCATTATGTGTTCTTGAGAGATGGCAGGTGGTATGGTTTATGATGTTTGtattttggcttttatttttaatgatgaatgTTCAAAGTGTTTCACGATGTAAGGAAATgtcattaaataatgtaataaacctCTGAGATAAATCATTGTGTTTCCTCCCAGAATTCTTCCCTAAATACAAACATTCCATTAGTATCACTTAGTAGTTATAACTATAACTGTATAgtaattatttaaaggaatagtttgaaAATCTTTGCCAAACactgctggtccccattgacttcgacagcatttttttttctttttctccacacaatgaaagtcaatggctaccagcactTTTCTGGgtagcaacattcttcaaaatgtcttttgtgttcaacagaaccaAGTAAAATCACTTCAGTGAAAAATAGTTTCCTTTATATTCAGTCAACATGTTAACGTATACAACAAACCATTCTATTTACTGCTCAAAATATAACATCTACAAATCAGTCTGTCACTTCATATGGCATCatatacaaatgcaaaaatatatgcatatCAATTTAgcaatatttacaaatttatacAAAGTGCTTGAGGTATCTCAATAAGGGTTAAGTTGCCAACACCCTTTCTTAGCCTTATAACTTTAGCTTTTAAGTACGTTGCGTCACGTGGTTGATGGCAAATAGCATATTTATACAACTGAAATATTATCCATTGCGCATCCACACTTTTCTACAATCATATTTGGGAACTCCGCGACCTCAATTTCAGTATAATCTCCCTTTTTCACTAAATACATCATCGGTAGCGGCGCGCTTTCCACAACCGCGCACTTCCTCTCTCCGTAACCGTAGTTGCGCTTGGGCTGCCGGCAGCCGCCGTTACACCGGAACGCCTGATACCCGGATGGTTCGATGATCCAGTACTGGGTCCAAGTCAAGGCTCGGAAATTGATGAAGTATTTTTCCCTGCAGCACATTTCACTGTCTTTGTTGGTTTCACAGTCTCCACTAGACCTGCAACGTAAATAATATAAGAGAATAGGCTATTAACATAGTGTACGttttaaatgaaacacatttttatttgtaagaattatatataaagtttaaataaataaataaccaaaaaattatgattaaaagtagcctaattcaaggaaacaaaaacatatttgaatatatttaactGAATATAGGCTATTTAAGACATTTATGTGTATAATACAAGGTAGCCTACTccagtaaagtaaataaaaaataaataaataaataaatgtttattagcaTTATGCTGCTTTGAAAAGAAGCCACGCTTACCCAAACTCCTCGAGGTTGAGGGTGTAAAGAACAAGCTCAGGTTTTCCAAGAGTGTTATCGTTTGGATCTTGAGTTGTGAAACGGACACATTTGGCCATTTCTGCCGCGTAACTGCCGGGTCTCTCGCCCTCGATCCACACCTCCAGGTGCATGGGCATCTCCATTCGGCTCTTCGACCAATAGTGCACCGCCTGGGTGACATCAAAGCTCTTCCAGCCGGTTTCGTGAATGGGAATCAACCTGAGGAGATAATGGTTGTGACAATTAGCATGCATGTTCCTTAACGCCAGTCAGCAGTGGAATTAGCATAATGAAGAAAGAATAATGACTGTCTGTGGCCGTTTCTGCTTACCTGGAATCCACTAGTGAAGTTCGGTTTGACCCGTCTTTCAGAGGTTCCACCCAGTAGATGCTCACCCGGGCGTTGTTGACGGCTCTGTGGCCCTTTCTCTCTGGTATGGAGCGCTTGTGTGGGGCTTTCTTGAACAGTTTTAGTTCTGCCATGGTCACTTCACTGTTCTCCGGAATCCTTGATGTCATCTCAAACATCACGCGTTGACGTGTCGTGTCAGAATATACAAACTCACCAGAGATGTCTGGAATAAACGACAGAGATTTATTACaaactatatttacattttgcttattcaacactctttttttttttttaaataatagcatTAATTGATCATTTCAACGGCACTAAATTATACTATTTAATTTCATATCAGGTGCATTTTCATTTTGCGTATCAATCTTACCTGCATTTCCAGGGATTCCCCTCAGTATGCCGGCTAAACTCGGAAGCGAGCGGCGTTTTCTTGCGTGGTGCAGTTTCAGCATGGAAACATATTTGTTCTTGATGTGCCTTGGAATCACAAGGTTCTCCAGATCCCGCTTGTGAATTTTCGGAACTTCACTAAGTCCCAGTTTCTTCAGCAGAGCGTCTTTCATGTCTTCGTGGGTGAAACCCTTCACCATTGCGAAAAGTGCTGCGCAAAGGAGGCACGCGGCACGGATTGAAGACATCTTCCACGTGAAGGTGCTGGAGAGATTCGGAGTCTTTGCTGCTGTTCTCGGGCTGAGATGATTCTGCTTTGACAGCGGCCCGTCCTTATATGCACCTCTGAGACCCTCAGTTGTTCGCACTTTGACAAAGGGGTGGTGACTGGCATCAGAGAGAAGGTGATACATGAAAGCCACGATTCATCGGAGAAATGAACGCAACATGTCCAATTTATACTAGAATAAGAATTCAaataacctttaaataaaattagatagatagatttacatgtatacacatggatgatattttgataaacatgtatagagatagacagacagatagatagatagatagatagatagatagatagatagatagatagatagatagatagatagataggtataagttagatagacagatagatagatagacatgtataagatagatatatatatagatagatcgaTACAGAGAtgtataagatagatagatagatagatagatagatagatagatagatagatagatagatagacatgtataagatagatatatatatagatagatagatacagagatgtatagaaagatagatagatagatagatagatagacatgtataagatagatagatagaagatagatagatatagatagatagatacagaaaTGTC
The sequence above is drawn from the Cyprinus carpio isolate SPL01 chromosome B20, ASM1834038v1, whole genome shotgun sequence genome and encodes:
- the LOC109061100 gene encoding left-right determination factor 2-like, which encodes MYHLLSDASHHPFVKVRTTEGLRGAYKDGPLSKQNHLSPRTAAKTPNLSSTFTWKMSSIRAACLLCAALFAMVKGFTHEDMKDALLKKLGLSEVPKIHKRDLENLVIPRHIKNKYVSMLKLHHARKRRSLPSLAGILRGIPGNADISGEFVYSDTTRQRVMFEMTSRIPENSEVTMAELKLFKKAPHKRSIPERKGHRAVNNARVSIYWVEPLKDGSNRTSLVDSRLIPIHETGWKSFDVTQAVHYWSKSRMEMPMHLEVWIEGERPGSYAAEMAKCVRFTTQDPNDNTLGKPELVLYTLNLEEFGSSGDCETNKDSEMCCREKYFINFRALTWTQYWIIEPSGYQAFRCNGGCRQPKRNYGYGERKCAVVESAPLPMMYLVKKGDYTEIEVAEFPNMIVEKCGCAMDNISVV